The Antennarius striatus isolate MH-2024 chromosome 23, ASM4005453v1, whole genome shotgun sequence genome has a segment encoding these proteins:
- the LOC137590920 gene encoding claudin domain-containing protein 1-like translates to MVDNRYATALVISCVLSVLATVYLSVAVGTQHWYQYSSPTVRGEANVSELRSLYEEFMDGEFDEKTYSDTLFRLNGTVGLWWRCVTVPENAVWHRDPDTKMALECRSFSLPQQFTPKYKEPGNHNSGEDMLRTYLWRSQFLLPLVSLGLVVLAGLTGFCACLCRSLAPTLGIGVLHLLAGLCTLATVCCYLAGTDLLHRVSVLPDKVDGSLGWSLYLALISSPLHMMAAALLVWAARSHSQNYYRMTAYRVA, encoded by the exons ATGGTTGACAACCGCTACGCCACGGCTCTGGTCATCTCCTGCGTGCTGAGCGTCCTGGCCACCGTGTATCTGTCGGTGGCCGTCGGGACGCAGCACTGGTACCAGTACAGCAGCCCCACCGTGCGCGGGGAGGCCAACGTGTCCGAGCTGCGCTCCCTCTATGAGGAGTTCATGGATGGGGAGTTTGATGAGAAGACCTACAGCGACACCCTGTTCCGCCTCAACGGGACCGTGGGCCTGTGGTGGCGATGCGTGACCGTCCCCGAAAACGCGGTTTGGCACAGAGACCCCG ACACCAAGATGGCGTTGGAGTGTCGAAGCTTCAGTCTACCTCAACAGTTCACGCCCAAATATAAAGAACCTGGAAACCACAACAGCGGGGAGGACATGCTGCGCACCT ATCTGTGGAGGAGCCAGTTTCTGCTGCCCCTGGTGTCTTTGGGTCTGGTGGTGTTAGCAGGGCTCACCGGGTTCTGCGCCTGCCTCTGTCGAAGCCTCGCTCCCACCCTGGGCATAGGCGTGCTCCACCTATTGGCTG GTCTCTGCACCTTGGCCACAGTGTGCTGCTACCTGGCGGGGACCGACCTGCTCCACCGGGTGTCCGTGCTGCCCGATAAGGTGGACGGCTCTCTCGGCTGGTCGCTCTACTTGGCCCTCATTTCCTCGCCGCTTCACATGATGGCCGCCGCGCTGCTGGTGTGGGCGGCGCGCAGTCACAGTCAGAACTACTACCGTATGACGGCCTACCGGGTAGCATAG